One bacterium DNA window includes the following coding sequences:
- a CDS encoding caspase family protein has translation MSRSFFLLSTGLTLVCFSLYAQNLSIEPQLQPPGGVGDIVYSPDGKWVAIGGAELHLMHIPSQKTMMLTHHKKNVLDFNFSADGHYLVSSNPDGNIYIWDMKKAAHITTLTDTAIAQKVRFTQDGRHIITCGHWGIQFWDWSLQKITKTYTLIKPEEWSEFSRRGSCIMQEHYAISPDGQWAAAAGGGSCWEFTSTPEYGSNVKMPRYFDLSFFRVINLETGEALDQIRIPKEINWNALSLGNKKIAVSGEFRKDEALKYSILVYNLETQSMSRQLDADTNRIINLTLSPDETKLVGVSLVVRGLLSDRGKVFLWDLTRSKLIGANKMASRKVHFSADGTLMSSGFETYLITAPVRSFPTGIYITGSDFSSNVYHFDLDENNARIVFSDREQVRTWDLRRGVIERNFIGEKDQTIRGVGFTSRGLIAAGFRGTITHWDSSGATKLVTMQHPVLNLKNVTRINDSVYASYGVGIPSLNMDTIRFWNINNGSLQHFITAHYGQCNGLRLSPDKKLWVSFGGEEKNSPSGSVCVWDAVTWEKKYDHHIGDKTVAVIQALLYPDNKTAVLATDDAERLVINLETGVINRRMNDSGNYAVTMELSPDGRTYACGNGGPWLLGSKDHDIRIYDAQTHRLLRVLKGHTNKVEKIQFTHDGQRLVSCSYDGTIRFWNLTDQTYISLIGISEDTYAVFAHDGNYLTSKRGRDLVAFRSGMKMMTFDQFDLVYNRPDIILSRLGYTSSEHLAIYKQAYEKRRAKNPPASAQLMLQTDAPDLTIHTDAPPEVSSPDITLHIRAKDKNNILSTLKLKINDVPLYGRSGLDLRSRNSPTYEADIPITLSLGKNRIQVWVTNAAGTESIPETFETTVTGSADSSDVILVSVGIANYKNSDYNLTYSRKDAQEISAVYEALQKKTGGGFEKILLLDSAATRESILNIRKKLLTTKPNDRVVLFFAGHGLLDAKTDWYFATYDTDFDNPAKRGLAYSAIEDILDGIPSRRRIVFMDACHSGEVDTDSPMPTANADRSAATMARGIKKKIGDGETVTQVVSTRGFFSKKSKTTGLQNSFELMREIFADLQNSIGATVISSASGTEVALEGDAWKNGVFTFTILQGLAYGKADLDHDGTIRCTELQAYVIGTVKKLTDGKQSPTARKEKAFDDFEVTRFLSPVDPAVWRVSGY, from the coding sequence ATGAGCCGATCATTTTTTCTTTTGAGTACAGGTTTAACCTTGGTTTGTTTTTCATTGTATGCACAAAATCTGTCGATCGAGCCACAGCTACAACCACCCGGAGGTGTCGGAGATATTGTATACAGCCCTGACGGTAAGTGGGTGGCGATAGGCGGGGCGGAGCTTCATTTGATGCATATCCCCTCTCAAAAGACAATGATGCTGACGCATCACAAAAAAAACGTATTAGATTTCAACTTCAGCGCGGACGGGCATTATTTGGTTTCGAGCAACCCCGACGGCAATATCTACATCTGGGATATGAAAAAAGCGGCTCATATAACCACGCTGACGGATACGGCTATTGCCCAAAAAGTCCGTTTCACTCAGGATGGCCGTCATATCATCACTTGCGGACATTGGGGGATCCAGTTTTGGGATTGGTCTCTTCAAAAAATCACCAAAACATATACGCTCATAAAACCCGAGGAGTGGTCGGAATTCAGTCGTCGAGGAAGCTGCATAATGCAAGAACATTATGCGATCAGTCCGGATGGTCAATGGGCGGCGGCGGCGGGTGGCGGTTCGTGTTGGGAATTTACGTCCACACCGGAATACGGTTCCAACGTTAAAATGCCTCGATATTTTGATCTCAGTTTTTTCAGGGTTATTAATCTAGAAACCGGCGAGGCGCTTGATCAAATTCGTATCCCGAAAGAAATCAATTGGAATGCTTTATCCCTCGGCAATAAAAAAATAGCCGTATCAGGTGAATTTCGTAAAGATGAAGCTTTAAAATACTCGATCCTTGTTTATAATCTTGAAACGCAAAGCATGTCTCGTCAATTGGATGCCGATACTAATCGCATCATCAATTTGACGCTGTCACCCGATGAAACAAAACTTGTGGGTGTTTCTTTGGTTGTCCGCGGGCTATTATCTGATAGAGGTAAGGTGTTTCTTTGGGATCTTACGAGGTCAAAACTCATCGGCGCCAACAAAATGGCCAGCCGAAAAGTTCATTTTTCAGCTGACGGGACATTAATGAGCAGCGGGTTTGAAACTTATCTGATTACGGCTCCCGTTCGATCGTTTCCAACAGGTATTTATATTACAGGAAGCGATTTTTCATCAAACGTATATCATTTTGATCTAGATGAAAATAACGCACGCATCGTTTTTTCGGATCGCGAACAAGTGAGGACGTGGGATCTTCGACGCGGTGTGATTGAAAGAAATTTTATCGGTGAAAAAGATCAGACCATTCGAGGAGTCGGATTTACATCAAGAGGCCTCATTGCGGCCGGCTTCCGGGGTACCATTACGCATTGGGATTCATCAGGTGCCACTAAGCTGGTTACGATGCAACATCCTGTACTCAATCTAAAAAACGTTACACGCATCAATGATTCCGTATATGCATCCTATGGGGTCGGCATCCCGAGCCTCAACATGGATACTATTCGTTTTTGGAATATCAATAACGGTTCCTTACAACATTTTATAACTGCGCATTATGGCCAGTGCAACGGATTACGTCTATCACCCGACAAAAAACTTTGGGTTTCTTTTGGCGGAGAGGAAAAAAATTCACCCAGCGGATCGGTTTGCGTGTGGGATGCGGTGACATGGGAAAAGAAATACGATCATCACATAGGTGATAAAACCGTCGCCGTTATTCAGGCATTGCTCTATCCTGATAATAAAACAGCCGTGCTTGCTACCGACGACGCCGAAAGATTAGTGATAAACTTAGAAACCGGAGTGATTAATCGTCGCATGAACGACAGCGGCAACTATGCTGTCACCATGGAATTGTCGCCGGATGGACGTACTTATGCTTGCGGCAACGGCGGACCGTGGTTATTGGGCAGCAAAGATCATGATATCCGTATCTACGATGCACAAACACACCGGTTACTGCGTGTACTCAAAGGTCATACGAACAAAGTCGAAAAAATTCAATTTACGCACGACGGACAACGGCTTGTAAGTTGCAGTTATGATGGAACGATTCGGTTTTGGAATTTGACCGACCAAACCTATATATCACTGATCGGCATCTCGGAAGACACCTACGCCGTGTTTGCTCATGACGGCAACTACCTCACATCCAAGCGAGGTCGCGACCTGGTTGCATTTCGGAGCGGCATGAAGATGATGACTTTTGATCAGTTTGATCTTGTGTACAATCGCCCCGATATTATTCTGAGCCGACTCGGATATACGTCATCCGAACATCTGGCTATTTATAAACAGGCGTACGAAAAACGTCGAGCTAAAAACCCGCCGGCATCGGCACAACTCATGTTACAAACCGATGCTCCCGATCTTACTATACATACCGATGCACCGCCGGAGGTTTCATCGCCCGATATCACTTTGCATATCCGTGCCAAGGATAAGAATAATATCCTCAGTACACTTAAGCTAAAAATCAATGATGTGCCGCTATATGGTCGCTCCGGATTAGATCTCCGAAGTCGGAATAGCCCTACGTATGAGGCCGATATCCCCATAACACTTAGCCTAGGCAAAAACAGAATACAAGTTTGGGTAACCAACGCGGCAGGCACCGAATCGATTCCTGAAACATTTGAAACCACCGTCACCGGATCGGCCGATTCATCGGACGTGATTTTAGTTTCTGTAGGTATTGCAAATTACAAGAACAGTGATTATAACCTCACGTATTCACGCAAAGACGCTCAAGAAATATCCGCCGTATATGAAGCCTTACAAAAAAAAACCGGCGGCGGTTTTGAAAAAATACTACTGCTTGACTCTGCAGCAACACGTGAATCCATCTTAAATATCCGTAAAAAACTTCTTACCACCAAACCCAATGATCGTGTTGTGCTTTTTTTTGCCGGTCACGGTTTACTGGACGCTAAAACCGATTGGTATTTTGCCACCTACGATACGGATTTTGACAACCCCGCCAAACGCGGCTTGGCGTACAGCGCGATCGAGGATATTCTGGATGGTATCCCTTCTCGCCGGCGTATCGTATTCATGGATGCGTGTCATTCCGGTGAAGTGGATACGGATTCGCCGATGCCGACCGCCAATGCCGACCGATCGGCCGCAACAATGGCTCGCGGCATAAAGAAAAAAATCGGCGATGGTGAAACCGTAACACAAGTTGTGAGTACACGCGGTTTTTTTTCTAAAAAATCGAAAACAACCGGGTTGCAAAATTCTTTTGAGTTGATGCGTGAAATCTTCGCCGATTTGCAAAACAGTATAGGCGCTACCGTTATTAGTTCGGCCTCGGGTACGGAAGTCGCACTCGAAGGCGATGCATGGAAAAACGGAGTATTCACGTTCACCATACTGCAGGGACTGGCCTACGGCAAAGCGGATCTAGATCATGACGGTACTATCCGGTGCACCGAACTCCAGGCGTACGTGATCGGAACCGTAAAAAAACTTACCGATGGCAAACAATCTCCGACGGCACGTAAAGAAAAAGCCTTTGATGATTTTGAAGTAACCCGTTTTTTATCACCGGTGGATCCTGCGGTGTGGCGTGTATCGGGTTACTAA